The Bacteroidales bacterium sequence TTGAGAGCGCCGATCAGGGCGCAGCCTGTTTCTCAGGCGAAAGCAATGGTTATATCTATACCCGGATTGGCAATCCAACAATTGGGGTTCTGGAAAATATCGTTGCCGAGCTTGAAAACGGTTTTGGAGGAATAGCAGTTGGTTCGGGAATGGGCGCGGTAAACACAATTTATTTCGGACTTCTGAGCCAGGGCGATCACATGGTAAGTTCGGCAGCAGTGTATGGACCGTCGCGCATGGTGATGGAACAGCACTACTCACGATTTGGAGTTGAATCAACCTATGTGAACACCGCCAACATTGATGAAGTACTGCAGGCAATCAGGCCTAACACCCGCATGCTGTTTGTTGAAACGCCTTCTAATCCAACCATGGATATCACCGACCTGAAAGCATGCGCTGCCATTGCAAAGGAGAAGAACCTTTTGCTGGTGGTTGATAATACTTTCTGCAGTCCCTACCTTCAAAAACCATTGGATCTGGGTGCCGATGTTGTTTTCCATTCAATGACCAAATTCATTAACGGACATGCAGATATTGTAGCCGGTATAGTGATCGCAAAAGATGAAACGCTGTATAAGAAACTTCGCTCTACGATGATCAACCTGGGTTGCAATATGGACCCGCACCAGGCGTATATGGTGATAAGAGGCTTGAAAACCCTTGGTATCAGGATTGACAGGGCACAGCAAAATGCAATCAAAATAGCAGCATACCTTGAACAACATCCAAAAGTAGCGTGGGTTAAGTATCCTGGCCTGGCTTCACATCCACAATTTGATCTTGGCAGAACACAAATGGCCGGCCCGGGTTGTATGATCTCTTTCGAACTCAAAGGCGGCCTCGATGCCGGCAAGCGAATGATGGATCATGTACAACTGGCTTTGCTAGCCGTTTCATTAGGTGGAGTGGAAACACTGATTCAACATCCGGCATCCATGACCCATTCAAAAATGTCGCATGAGGCAAAGCTCAAAGCCGGCATTACCGATGGGCTGGTTCGCTACGCTGTGGGCATCGAAGATGTGGAAGATTTACTCACCGACCTGGATCAGGCGTTGGAAGCAGTTTAACCGTCATTCATCCTTATTTTCTTTTGGCAGCCATAGCGGCTGTTTACTTTTGTGCTTAATCAATCCGGCCAAAAATTTAATTCAATGGCATACGTTTTGATTAAGGACTTAAGTATTTCTTTATTCTTTTTCCCAACTCCCCAACGCATTAACCTCAGATGAAAACCACTGGCCACGATCTAAATTCGAATTACCTAAGCAAGACAATCCTGTTTGCACTTTTATTATGCCTTTTTACGCCTAATGAAACCATGGGCCAAAAAGTAGGCCTGGTGCTGAGTGGTGGCGGAGCCAAAGGCGCTTCGCACATAGGCGTGATTCGTGCACTTGAAGAAGAAGGAATTCCAATTGATTATATAACTGGTACCTCAATGGGGGCGATCATTGGCGGATTATATGCCATTGGCTGGAGTACCGAACAAATGGAGGAAGTGATTTTATCAGAAGATTTTGCGAAGTGGGTAGATGGTAAAATAAGCGATGAATACAAGTTCTATTTCAAACAGCCAAACCATAATGCTTCATGGCTGAGCCTGCGGTTCAATATTGATTCGGTATTCAGGCATAAAATGCCAGTAAACCTGGTTTCGCCGTTTGTAATGGATTTTGTTTTCATGGAGCTCTATTCCGCTGCCGGGGCTGCGGCGCAATACAATTTCGATAGCCTCTTTGTGCCCTTCCGCTGCATAGCGTCTGATGTGTTGGAAAATAAAGCAGTATCACTTAAAAGTGGAAATCTTGGGAATGCCGTCAGGGCTTCGATGACCTTTCCGTTTGTTTTTAAACCAATCAGGATTGATGGAAAGTTGTTGTTCGATGGAGGCATGTACAATAACTTTCCTGTTGATATCATGTATGATGAGTTTTTCCCTGATATGATCATCGGCAGCCGTGCTGCAAGCGATTTCAAAAACATGCGCGACGACGACCTGACTTCCCAATTGCAGGCAATGCTTACATC is a genomic window containing:
- a CDS encoding PLP-dependent transferase, whose amino-acid sequence is MKNKTLGFNSRLIHGGGYHDPLGSATVPIYQTSTFAFESADQGAACFSGESNGYIYTRIGNPTIGVLENIVAELENGFGGIAVGSGMGAVNTIYFGLLSQGDHMVSSAAVYGPSRMVMEQHYSRFGVESTYVNTANIDEVLQAIRPNTRMLFVETPSNPTMDITDLKACAAIAKEKNLLLVVDNTFCSPYLQKPLDLGADVVFHSMTKFINGHADIVAGIVIAKDETLYKKLRSTMINLGCNMDPHQAYMVIRGLKTLGIRIDRAQQNAIKIAAYLEQHPKVAWVKYPGLASHPQFDLGRTQMAGPGCMISFELKGGLDAGKRMMDHVQLALLAVSLGGVETLIQHPASMTHSKMSHEAKLKAGITDGLVRYAVGIEDVEDLLTDLDQALEAV